The proteins below come from a single Roseiflexus sp. RS-1 genomic window:
- a CDS encoding DUF4388 domain-containing protein: MQLEGSLEQFPLRELIEMAVYSSVSGVLEVQVGPDAGRIFFRDGLPQHAELSGLHGVDAIGRMFAERNAPFRFVADSTPVTPTLWMDPWEIIELAEHQARTWSMVRDYVPVPQMIPILRVPGPTAASLAGEETRPLLAAIDGRRTILDIAHDLSIAPIDVCVGIASLVQQHIITLAAPQQSSTEAAEAPIREVEKRDGFFERLIARAIEEERRKSEPRQSEPRQSEPRQSEPRQSEPRQSEPRQSRGRHTRG, from the coding sequence GTGCAACTCGAAGGCTCGCTGGAACAGTTTCCATTGCGTGAACTGATCGAAATGGCAGTGTACAGTTCGGTCAGCGGCGTGCTGGAAGTGCAGGTTGGACCGGACGCCGGTCGCATCTTCTTCCGCGACGGTCTACCGCAGCATGCCGAACTTTCGGGGCTGCACGGCGTCGATGCCATTGGGCGCATGTTTGCCGAGCGCAACGCGCCATTCCGTTTTGTTGCCGACAGCACGCCGGTCACGCCGACGCTCTGGATGGACCCATGGGAAATCATCGAACTGGCGGAGCACCAGGCGCGAACCTGGAGTATGGTGCGCGACTATGTGCCGGTTCCGCAGATGATCCCCATCCTGCGAGTTCCTGGACCCACCGCTGCATCGCTGGCAGGTGAAGAGACTCGCCCGCTTCTGGCGGCAATCGACGGGAGACGAACCATCCTCGACATTGCCCATGATCTCTCGATTGCCCCGATCGACGTGTGCGTCGGTATTGCCAGCCTGGTTCAGCAGCACATCATCACCCTTGCTGCGCCGCAGCAATCATCGACGGAAGCGGCAGAGGCGCCGATCAGAGAAGTAGAAAAGCGCGATGGATTTTTTGAGCGGCTCATCGCCCGCGCGATCGAAGAAGAACGGCGCAAATCCGAACCGCGTCAATCCGAGCCGCGCCAGTCCGAGCCGCGTCAATCTGAGCCGCGCCAGTCTGAGCCGCGGCAGTCCGAACCGCGGCAGTCGAGAGGGCGTCATACGAGGGGATAA
- a CDS encoding acyl-CoA dehydrogenase family protein, producing MNLELTDRQRRIVALADDLALRFARRADQYDREGGFPFANLADLRESGYLRLVVPRIYGGEGASLFEMVLAQERLAQGCGSTAMAVDMTIHLIGRLAETAPWPEPLFGMVCRSVVDEGALINSAATEADLGSPSRGGLPATRARPVAGGWRVTGRKLFVSMAPALRWFLVSATLPPDDETPQGAVGSFLIEAGSPGMRLEDSWGDALSLRASASYDLTLDDVFVPVERLVERVPVGEPPRPGAPTQMAWFALTLAAVYLGIGQAACDAVCAYARERSPTALGRPIATLPNIQRRVGAIQAVLSAARNTLYQTARAWEEFPAERAAMTPHIATAKYLCTNAACDATDQALRIAGGFGLTRSLPLERYFRDARAGLTHPPNDDAALELIGKHLLGV from the coding sequence ATGAACCTTGAACTGACTGACCGTCAGCGTCGCATTGTTGCGCTGGCGGACGATCTTGCGTTGCGCTTTGCCAGGCGCGCCGATCAGTATGACCGCGAAGGGGGATTTCCGTTTGCCAACCTTGCCGATCTGCGCGAGTCCGGTTACCTGCGGCTGGTTGTCCCGCGAATCTATGGTGGTGAGGGTGCGAGTCTGTTCGAGATGGTGCTGGCGCAGGAGCGTCTGGCGCAAGGGTGCGGCTCGACGGCGATGGCGGTCGATATGACGATCCATCTGATCGGTCGTCTGGCTGAAACTGCACCGTGGCCCGAGCCGCTCTTCGGTATGGTCTGTCGGTCGGTTGTTGACGAGGGCGCCTTGATCAACTCGGCGGCAACCGAGGCGGACCTGGGCAGCCCTTCGCGCGGTGGATTGCCGGCAACGCGCGCACGACCGGTTGCTGGCGGGTGGCGTGTGACCGGTCGCAAACTGTTCGTCAGCATGGCGCCTGCTCTACGCTGGTTTCTTGTGAGCGCGACGCTGCCACCAGATGACGAAACGCCGCAGGGAGCAGTCGGCAGTTTTCTGATCGAAGCGGGTTCGCCAGGAATGCGGTTGGAGGATTCCTGGGGTGATGCGTTGAGTCTGCGCGCCAGCGCCAGTTACGATCTGACCCTCGATGATGTGTTCGTACCGGTGGAACGTCTGGTGGAACGTGTGCCGGTCGGCGAGCCGCCCCGTCCCGGCGCTCCAACCCAGATGGCGTGGTTTGCCCTGACCCTCGCTGCCGTCTATCTGGGTATCGGTCAGGCAGCCTGTGATGCAGTGTGCGCCTATGCGCGTGAACGATCACCGACGGCGCTTGGACGACCGATTGCTACCCTTCCCAACATTCAGCGGCGAGTCGGCGCGATCCAGGCAGTGCTGAGCGCCGCGCGCAACACGCTGTATCAGACGGCGCGGGCGTGGGAGGAGTTTCCTGCTGAACGTGCTGCAATGACGCCGCACATCGCCACGGCGAAATATCTCTGTACCAATGCGGCGTGTGATGCAACTGATCAGGCGCTGCGGATTGCCGGAGGTTTTGGGCTGACGCGCTCTCTGCCGCTGGAGCGTTATTTTCGTGATGCCCGTGCAGGACTGACCCATCCGCCGAATGATGACGCTGCGCTGGAGTTGATCGGCAAACATCTGCTGGGAGTGTAG
- a CDS encoding SDR family NAD(P)-dependent oxidoreductase, with protein MDLGLHGRVALVTGASSGIGAATARLLAEEGADVVVAFGHNEAGARQIATLIEAVGRRAWLCGFDVADAAAVAAAIRAVGEQTGGFDVLVICAGHNIVTPFADVTPDEWDTVISINLSGAFHTLRAAIPFLRDGAAVVTVASVAAATGAPHHAHYAAAKAGLVNLTKSAARALAPRIRVNCVAPGIALTPMGRETVANLPPDYAREKLALQRYAEPEEIARCIVFLASPAASFVTGATLDVNGGRDMR; from the coding sequence GTGGATCTTGGATTGCACGGGCGCGTGGCGCTGGTCACCGGGGCGTCGAGCGGCATTGGCGCAGCAACGGCGCGCCTGCTGGCGGAGGAGGGCGCCGATGTTGTGGTCGCATTTGGACATAACGAAGCCGGGGCGCGCCAGATAGCGACGTTGATCGAGGCGGTTGGACGGCGCGCCTGGCTGTGCGGTTTCGATGTCGCCGATGCTGCTGCGGTTGCTGCCGCCATTCGCGCGGTTGGCGAGCAGACTGGCGGTTTCGATGTTCTGGTGATCTGCGCCGGTCACAACATTGTCACCCCTTTTGCCGATGTAACCCCTGACGAGTGGGATACAGTCATCAGTATCAATTTGAGTGGAGCATTCCACACCCTGCGCGCCGCCATACCGTTCCTGCGCGATGGCGCGGCAGTCGTGACAGTGGCGAGCGTTGCCGCAGCGACCGGCGCGCCACACCACGCGCACTATGCAGCAGCGAAGGCGGGTCTGGTGAACCTGACCAAAAGCGCAGCGCGAGCGCTGGCGCCGCGGATCCGCGTCAACTGTGTCGCTCCAGGTATCGCGCTCACGCCAATGGGACGCGAAACCGTCGCCAACCTGCCCCCCGATTACGCCCGCGAGAAACTGGCGCTGCAACGCTACGCGGAACCGGAAGAAATCGCGCGCTGCATCGTCTTTCTTGCCAGCCCGGCTGCCAGTTTTGTGACCGGCGCGACCCTCGATGTCAACGGCGGACGAGACATGCGTTGA
- the mce gene encoding methylmalonyl-CoA epimerase: MFEKVDHIGFAVRDIDSAIAFYSQTFGISEWERIPMPERHMEVAATRMGDMLLELIAPTSDEAAFAKYLNERGPGMHHIAYRVNDIVAALAEIKARGVQLIDETPRPGLHDTLVAFLHPKSCQGVLVELVQHRH; the protein is encoded by the coding sequence ATGTTTGAAAAGGTGGATCACATCGGTTTTGCTGTACGCGACATTGATAGCGCTATCGCCTTCTACAGCCAGACGTTCGGCATCAGCGAGTGGGAACGCATCCCTATGCCAGAGCGCCACATGGAGGTCGCTGCAACACGCATGGGTGATATGCTGCTTGAACTGATCGCTCCGACCTCGGACGAAGCGGCGTTTGCGAAATATCTGAACGAGCGTGGTCCTGGCATGCATCACATCGCCTATCGGGTGAACGACATCGTGGCTGCTCTGGCGGAGATCAAGGCGCGCGGGGTGCAGTTGATCGATGAAACGCCCCGTCCAGGGCTGCACGATACGCTGGTCGCCTTCCTCCATCCGAAGAGTTGCCAGGGTGTGCTGGTCGAACTGGTGCAGCATCGCCACTGA
- a CDS encoding lysylphosphatidylglycerol synthase transmembrane domain-containing protein, producing the protein MPEHLRRSILVSLALGLFVAIALGLISDIRAVASSFGAFDWGVLPAVLGLTLFNYVLRWLKWDYYLRRMGMGDGVGYYDSALLFTSGMVMAVTPAKVGEVLKSALLKRINGTPIAASAPIVLAERITDGLAMLLLMGAGLTLYPPARPAFVALLVLTVAGLLLVQSQSLMRRALTILARLPFAGKAAPRVATAYESSRQLLSWRLLFVSTVISVVSWFGECAAMYYVLIGLGITGEALLLKATFVFAASTLFGLVSFLPGGLGVSEASSTGLLVLLVPMAAGPATTATIIIRFCTLWFGVSLGVVALALFSRRYGAPVAETPRVA; encoded by the coding sequence GTGCCTGAACATCTGCGTCGCAGCATTCTTGTTTCGCTCGCCCTCGGTCTGTTCGTGGCGATTGCGCTGGGGCTTATCAGCGACATCCGCGCTGTGGCGTCCAGTTTTGGCGCGTTCGACTGGGGGGTGCTGCCAGCAGTGCTGGGGTTGACGCTCTTCAACTATGTGCTGCGCTGGTTGAAGTGGGATTATTATCTGCGTCGCATGGGCATGGGCGATGGTGTCGGGTATTACGACAGCGCATTGCTCTTCACCAGTGGCATGGTGATGGCAGTGACGCCCGCCAAGGTCGGCGAGGTGCTGAAATCAGCGCTGCTGAAACGGATCAACGGCACTCCAATTGCCGCCTCTGCGCCCATCGTGCTGGCAGAGCGCATCACCGACGGTCTTGCGATGCTGCTGCTCATGGGTGCAGGGTTGACGTTGTATCCGCCAGCGCGCCCGGCGTTTGTGGCGCTGCTGGTTCTGACAGTGGCCGGGTTGCTGCTGGTTCAGTCGCAATCACTGATGCGGCGCGCGCTGACAATACTGGCGCGGTTGCCGTTTGCCGGCAAAGCGGCGCCGCGCGTGGCAACTGCATATGAAAGTAGCCGACAACTCCTCTCGTGGCGGTTGCTGTTCGTCTCAACGGTTATCAGTGTGGTATCGTGGTTTGGCGAATGCGCCGCAATGTATTATGTGCTGATCGGTCTTGGAATTACCGGCGAGGCGCTGTTGCTGAAAGCCACGTTTGTCTTTGCCGCATCGACCCTGTTCGGTCTGGTGTCGTTTCTCCCCGGCGGTCTGGGGGTGTCGGAAGCGTCAAGCACCGGGTTGCTGGTCTTGCTCGTGCCGATGGCGGCAGGTCCGGCGACGACTGCAACCATCATTATCCGTTTCTGCACCCTCTGGTTCGGCGTCAGTCTGGGGGTGGTCGCGCTGGCGTTGTTCAGCCGACGATATGGCGCGCCGGTTGCCGAAACGCCGCGAGTGGCGTAG